In the Mycolicibacter minnesotensis genome, AGCAGCTGCTGCGTGCTCACGGACTGCGCCCGGTGGTGCGCCGCAGCGCTTCTCGCGCCGCAAGGACAGTGGAACTGATCGTGATGAGCCCCTCGGACATGGTGCCCGCGCTGGCCAACCGCTCCATCGGAGGCTACGTGGTCGCAGACCCGTTCAACGCGGTGGCCCAGATCAAGAAGATCGGACACATCCACACCTTCCTCGGCGACGTCTGGCGGGACCACGCGTGCTGCGCGCTCATTACCCGCGATGACGTGATCGCCCAGCGGCCCAACGCCATCCAGCACGTCACCGACGCTGTGGTCGGTGCGCAGCTGCTGCTGAACGCCGATCGAATCGCCGCCGCCAAGGCCCTCGGGGGCGGCAAGTACCTGCCGCAACCCGTCCCCGCTGTACAGCTGGCATTGACCTATCCGGATCCGCCGTATCGGCTGAATCATCCGGACTGGCAGCCCCAGCGGCTCGGCTTCACCCCATTTCCCTTCGCCAGTTTCACCCATCGCCTGATCGAAGCCATGAACGAGACGGTCATCGACGGCGACCGCCGATTCCTCGAGCGGTTGGATCCTGCTCAGGTCCACGACGAACTTGTCGACGATCAATTTGTACGAGCCGCGATGGCGCAGCAGGGCGGCCCCGCGGCATTCGGTCTGGCCGCCTCACTGAGGAGAGAAGAACAGGTGCACGCCTCATGATCACCACCGCAGCGCAGCTCAGTCACCCGCCCGCTCCCGGCGCCGACTCGAACGCAGGCTCCCAGTGGTGGCCCCGTTTATGGCCCCCGGTTGCCAGCCTCGGCGTCGCCGTCACGCTGTGGTGGGCCGCCACCACTGTGCTCTGCGCCCCGCAGTCACTGCTGCGGCAGACCGCCCCGCAGCATGTGGTCCGGGCGCTGGCCGACCTGGTCAGTCGCGGGGTGTTGGCAACCGACACCGCAGTCAGCCTCTACCGGCTGCTGATCGGCCTGCTGATCGCCGCGCTGATCGGCATCCCCACCGGCCTGCTGATAGGCCTGAGCCGCACCGCCGAGCGAGCGGCCAATCCGCTGGTGGCGTTCCTGCGGATGATCTCACCGCTGTCATGGACCCCGATCACCGTGGCGGTGTTCGGCATCGGCAGCCAGCCGGTGATCTTCCTGATCGCCGTCGCCGCAGTCTGGCCGGTGCTGCTCGGAACAGTCGCCGGTGTCCACGCGATCGATCCCGGATACCTGCATGTCGCACGGTCGCTGCACGCCAGCCGGGTCGAGCAGCTGACCGCAGTGGTGCTGCCGGCGGTGCGCGTGCAGGTACAGAACGGTCTGCGGCTAGCCCTCGGAATCGCCTGGGTGGTCTTGGTTCCCGCCGAAATGCTCGGTGTGCGTTCCGGCTTGGGGTACCAGATCCTCAACGCCCGCGACCAGCTCGACTACGCATCGGTGGTCGCGGTGATCGCCGTCATCGGTGCGCTCGGCTACCTGCTGGACCTGGCGGCCCGACTCCTGCTCGCGCCACGACGCAGCCCGCAGCGCTGATCGCCTCGCCGACGGCCGCTACCGAATGGGAGCGGCCGTCGAGACGATCGGCGACGGCAAGGCGGTGCGACCCATCAGGTAACGATCCACACTGGCCGCTGCAGAACGTCCCTCGGCGATCGCCCACACGATCAGGGACTGACCACGCCCCATGTCCCCGGCGACGAAGACACCCGGTACCGCGGTGGCGTAGTCGGCGTCACGTGCCACGTTGCCGCGATCGGTGAACTCGACGCCCAGGTCGGCCAACAGCGGTGCACGTTCCGGCCCGACGAATCCCATCGCGAGTAGCACCAGGTCTGCTTCGAGCTCGAAGTCCGTGCCCTCGACCTTCTCGAAACCACCGCCCTGGCGACGCACCTCGTGCGCGCGCAACCCGGTCACGCGGCCGTCTTTACCGGTGAATTCCTCGGTGTTGACCGAGAACACCCGGTCACCGCCCTCTTCGTGAGCCGACGTGATCCGCATTACCAAGGGGTAAGTGGGCCACGGCGTCGAGGGGTCACGCGTCTCCGGTGGGCGCGGCATGATCTCGAACTGGTGCACGTGCGTGGCGCCCTGGCGGTGCGCCGTGCCCAGGCAGTCGGCACCGGTGTCACCGCCGCCGATGATGATGACCTTCTTGCCGTGAGCGGTGATCGGGGGCTCGGCCATATCGCCCGCCTGAACCCGGTTGGCCCACGGCAGGAACTCCATCGCCTGGTAGATCCCGTCGAATTCACGGCCGGGGATCGGCAGGTCGCGCCAGGCGGTGGCGCCGCCCGCCAACACGACGGCGTCGAACTCCTCGCGCAGTTGCTCGACCGTCAGGTCGACCCCGACGTTGACTCCGGTCTTGAAGATCGTTCCCTCACCGGTCATCTGCTCAAGCCGCCGGTCCAGGATGCGCTTTTCCATCTTGAATTCCGGGATGCCGTAACGCATCAGTCCGCCGATGCGGTCCTCGCGCTCGAAGACCGTCACCGAATGTCCGCTGCGGGTGAGCTGTTGGGCAGCGGCCAGGCCGGCCGGCCCGGAACCCACCACTGCCACCGACTTGCCGGTGCGCACCGACGGCAGGATCGGGTCAGCCCAGCCCTCGGCGAAGCCGCGCTCGACGATCTCGTACTCGACCTGCTTGATGGTCACCGGCGGCTGGTTGATGCCCAGCACACAGGCGGGCTCACACGGTGCGGGGCAGAGCCGCCCGGTGAAGTCCGGGAAATTGTTCGTGGCGTGCAGCCGATCGAAGGCCTCACGCCAGCGACCGGTACGCACCAAGTCATTCCACTCCGGAATGAGGTTCCCCAGCGGACAGCCGTTGTGGCAGAACGGAATACCACAGTCCATGCAACGGCCGGCCTGCTCGCGCACGGAGTCCTCGGCGAAGTCTTCGTAGACCTCATCCCAGTCGCCCAACCGCTCGCTGACCGGGCGCCGCACCGGCAGGACCCGCAGGGGGATGTTGATGAAACCTCTCGGGTCAGCCATGAGCCGCCGCCATAATCGCCTCCTCAGGATCTGTGCCGCTGGCTTTCGCCTCGGCGACCGCGACGAGCACTCGCCGGTAGTCGCGCGGCATCACTTTGACGAAGTCCCTGCCACGGTTGGCCCAGTCGGCCAGGATCTCGCGGGCGGGAACCGAGTCGGTCGCAGCGACATGCGCCGCCAGAATGTCACGCAGCCAGGCCACGTCGTCGGCGTCGAAATCGTCGAATGTGTCGAGGTCGACCATCTCGGTGTTCAGCCGGCCGCCCAACGCCCGATCCGGGTCATAGACGTAAGCCACACCACCGGACATCCCCGCGGCGAAGTTGCGTCCGGTGGGTCCCAGAACCACAACCTTGCCCCCGGTCATGTATTCGCAGCCGTGGTCGCCGACACCCTCGACCACCGCCACCGCGCCGGAGTTGCGGACCGCGAACCGCTCGCCGACCACCCCGCGCAGGAACGCCTCGCCCGAGGTGGCGCCGAACAGAATCACGTTGCCGCCGATGATGTTCTCTTCTGCCACGTAGCCCTCGGGTACGTCCAACGACGGCCGCACCACGATCCGCCCACCGGACAGACCCTTGCCGACGTAGTCGTTGGCGTCACCGAAGACCCGCAGGGTGATCCCGGAGGGAACGAAGGCACCGAAGCTGTTGCCCGCCGACCCGGTGAAGGTGATGTCGATGGTTCCATCGGGCAGCCCCTGGGCACCGTAGGCCTTGGTGACCTCGTAGCCGAGCATGGTGCCCACGGTTCGGTTCACGTTGGAGATCGCACTGCTGAATCGGACCGGGGTACCAGAGTCGAGAGCCTCGCGACTCATGGCGATCAGTTGCTGGTCCAGCGCCTTGTCCAGACCGTGGTCCTGGCTGGAAGTGCAGTACAGCCCCTGGTTCATGAACGCCGAATCCGGTTCGTGCAGAACCGGGGTGAGGTCCAGCCGGTGGGCCTTCCAGTGGGCCCGGGCCAGCGTGGTGTCCAGTGCGTTGACCTGGCCGACCGCCTCGTTGATGGTGCGGAATCCCAATGCGGCAAGGTATTCGCGCACTTCCTCGGCGATGAACCAGAAGAAGTTCTCGACGAACTCGGGCTGGCCACTGAAGCGCTCACGCAACTTGGGGTTCTGCGTCGCCACACCCACCGGGCAGGTGTCCAGGTGGCAGACCCGCATCATGATGCAGCCCGAGACCACCAACGGTGCGGTGGCGAAGCCGAACTCCTCGCCGCCCAGCAGCGCGGCGATCACCACGTCGCGACCGGTCTTGAGCTGACCGTCGACCTGAACCACGATCCGGTCCCGAAGTCCGTTGAGCAGCAGGGTCTGCTGGGTTTCAGCCAGTCCCAGCTCCCAGGGCGCTCCGGCGTGCTTGAGCGAAGTCAACGGCGCGGCGCCGGTGCCGCCGTCGTGGCCGGAGATCAGCACCACGTCGGCGTGCGCCTTGGACACACCTGCCGCCACCGTTCCGACGCCGTTCTCGGCGACCAGCTTCACGTGGATGCGGGCCTCGGGGTTGGCGTTCTTCAGATCGTGGATCAGCTGCTTGAGATCCTCGATTGAGTAGATGTCGTGGTGCGGCGGCGGCGAGATCAGCCCGACACCCGGGGTGGCGTGACGGACTTCGGCGACCCAGGGGTAGACCTTGTTGCCCGGAAGCTGCCCGCCTTCGCCGGGCTTGGCGCCCTGCGCGATCTTGATCTGCAGGTCGGTGCAGTTGACCAGGTACTCGCTGGTCACACCGAAGCGTCCCGAGGCGACCTGTTTGATGGCGCTGCGCCGCCACGAGCCGTCGGCGTCGGGAAGGAAGCGACTGTGGTGCTCGCCGCCTTCACCGCTGTTGGACCGGCCGCCGATCCGGTTCATCGCGATTGCCAGGGTTTCGTGTGCCTCGGCGGAGATCGATCCATAGCTCATGGCACCGGTGGCGAACCGCTTGACGATCTCGGTGGCCGGCTCCACCTCTTCGATGGGCACCGGTGGGCGCTCGCCGAGTTTGAATCGCAGCAGGCCGCGCAGCGTGGCCAAACGTTCGCTCTGGTCGTCGACCAGCTTGGTGTACTCCTTGAAGACCGCGTACTGGCCGGTACGGGTGGAGTGCTGCAGCTTGAACACCGTCTCGGGGTTGAACAGGTGGATCTCACCCTCGCGACGCCACTGGTACTCCCCGCCGACCGGCAGTTCGCGGTAGGCCCGCTCCTCCGGGCGGTCCAGATAGGCCAGCCCGTGCCGGGCAGCCACGTCAGCGGCGATGTCGTCGAGCGTGATTCCACCGATCGGGCAGTACAGCCCGGTGAAGTACTCGTCGAGAACGTCCTGGGAGATCCCGATGGGCTGGAACAGCTGGGCTCCGGTGTAGGACGCCCGCGTCGAGATCCCCATCTTGGACATGATCTTGAGCACACCCTTGGAGGCCGCTTTGGCGTAGTTGTACAACGCCTTCTCGCGGTCTTGGGGCCCTTGCAAGCCGTCGATCACTCCCCGGTCGAGCATGTCCTCCACCGACTCGAACGCCAGGTAGGGGTTGATGGCGGCAGCGCCGAACCCGATCAGCGCGGCCATGTGGTGGACCTCGCGGGCGTCTCCGGACTCCACGACCAAGCCGACCTTGGTGCGGGTCCGCTCGGCGACCAAGTGGTGATGCACTGCGGCCGTGGCCAGCAGCGATGGAATGGGAGCCATCGTCTCGTCGGACTCCCGATCGGAGATCACCAGGAAGCTGGCGCCCTCAGCGATCGCCTCCGATGCGCGCGCGCACACCTGCTTGAGCGCTGCGCGCAGCCCGGCGCCGCCGGCGGCGGGCGGGTACAGGCAGCTGATGACCGCCGTAGACAGGCCGTGCGGGCCGCGGGATCCGATCTGCTGCTCCGGGTCCAGCTTCACCAGCTTCGCCAGTTCGGCGTTGCTCAGAATCGGCTGGGACAGCACGATCTGCCGCCAGGTGGGCTCTTCGGTGTTGAGCAGGTCACCTTCGGGCCCCAGGGCACCCTGCAGGCTGGTGACCACCTCTTCGCGGATGGCGTCCAACGGCGGGTTGGTGACCTGAGCGAACAGCTGCTGGAAGTAGTCGTAGAGCAGCCGCGGACGCGCGGAGAGCGCCGCCACCGGAGTGTCGGTGCCCATCGATCCGATCGGCTCGCCACCGCTGCGGGCCATCGGACCCAGCACCAGATTGAGCTCTTCGTAGGTGTAGCCGAAGATCAGCTGGCGCAGCAGCACCCGGTGGTGTTCCATTCGGGGGGCGTCACCGGGAGGCAGCTCGTCGATGCCGATCAGAGACTCGTCGATCCACTCCTGATAAGGCCGTTCGGCGGCCAGGGTGGATTTGACCTCGCGGTCGGAGATGATCCGCCCCTCGGCGGTGTCCACCAGGAACATCTTGCCCGGCTGCAGTCGCTGCCGGTGTACGACGGTGGCGGGGTCCAGATCCAGCACCCCGGCTTCGGATGCCATGACCACCAGACCGTCTTCGGTGACCCAGATACGCGACGGGCGCAGACCGTTGCGGTCCAGCACTGCGCCCACCAAGGTTCCGTCGGTGAACGTCATCGAGGCCGGGCCATCCCAGGGCTCCATGAGGGAGTCGTGGTACTCGTAGAAAGCTCGGGTGGACGCGTCCATGCTCTCGTGGCGTTCCCAGGCCTCGGGAATCATCATCAGCACCGCGTGCGGCAGGCTGCGGCCGCCCAGATGCAGCAGCTCAAGCACCTCGTCGAACCGTGCGGTATCGGAGGCACCGGGTGTGCAGATCGGGAACAGCTTGTCGACTGTGCTTTTCGCGCCCCCGGAACGTCCGGCACCGAACACGTCGGTGCGGATCAGCGCCTCGCGCGCGCGCATCCAGTTCTCGTTGCCGGTGACGGTGTTGATCTCCCCGTTGTGGGCGATCCGCCGGAACGGGTGGGCCAGCGGCCACGATGGGAAGGTGTTGGTGGAGAACCGGGAATGCACGATGCCCAGCGCACTCTGCATGCGCTCGTCGGCCAGGTCGGGATAGAACGCCTTGAGCTGCGGCGTGGTCAACATGCCCTTGTAGACCATGGTCCGGCCGGACAGGCTGGGGAAGTACACCGATTCCCGGCCGGGACCGTCCTGGCCGGGGCCCTTGCTGCCCAGCTCGTGCTCGGCGCGCTTGCGCACCACATAGGCGCGGCGCTCCAGAGCCATGCCAGACGCACCGCCGATGAACAGCTGGCGGAAGGTGGGCATGGCGTCTCGCGCCAGCGCGCCCAAGGACGAGTCGTCGATCGGCACCTCACGCCAGCCGAGGACCTGCAGGCCCTCGGCCTCCACGATCTTCTCCAAACCGACGCACGCGGCCGCCGATTCTTTGGCCGACTGTGGCAAGAAGGCGATACCGGTGGCGTAGCTGCCTTCGGGCGGAAGCTCGAAATCGGTCACCGCGCGCAGGAAGAGATCGGGAATCTGGATCAGGATTCCGGCGCCGTCGCCGCTGTTCGGCTCGGCTCCTGCGGCGCCACGATGATCCAGATTGATCAACGCGGTGATCGACTTGTCGACGATGTCGCGGCTGCGCCGGCCATGGATATCGACCACCATGGCCACACCACACGCGTCATGCTCGAACGCGGGGTTGTAGAGCCCCACCCGACTGGGCGCCATCGCACCTGACCCTTCGCACGTCTTTGCCCGCGGGCCCGATGGACCAGCGGTCAAGGTGATGTTCCGTGCGACGTTGAACGGCGTTCTTGCCTGAAAAATCTCGACAGGCAACGCCACGATATACCCCTACCTACCTAGCGTGCTAGTTCGCTGGACAGCGGGCCTGCGGTGAGGGTTGTGTTACGCCGACGCAATAACCGGATGATGTCCAGGAAATGTGCCCTACCTATCGTTTGGCTGTCTTAACGCGAAGGAGACCAAAGATGGCCGCCGACCTTTTCAAGCTGATCGCCGACGAGTCGGTTGAGTACGTCGACATTCGATTCTGCGATCTGCCCGGAGTAATGCAGCACTTCTCCATCCCGGCCGCAGCATTCGATGAGAGCGTGTTCGAAGACGGGCTGGCTTTCGATGGATCATCGATCCGTGGATTCCAGTCCATCCACGAATCCGACATGCTGCTACTGCCCGACCCGGAGACCGCGCAGATCGACCCGTTCCGGGCGGCCAAGACGCTGAACCTCAACTTCTTCGTCCACGACCCCTTCACCCGCGAGCCCTACTCACGCGACCCCCGCAACATCGCCCGCAAAGCCGAGAACTACCTGGCCAGCACCGGCATCGCCGACACCGCCTACTTCGGCGCCGAAGCCGAGTTCTACATCTTCGACTCCGTCAGCTTCGACTCCCAAATCAACGGCACCTTCCACAAAGTCGACGCCGCCTCAGGCTGGTGGAACACCGGACGCACCACCGAACCCGACGGCACCCCCAACCTCGGCTACAAAGTCCGCCCCAAAGGCGGCTACTTCCCCGTCGCCCCCAACGACCAATACGTCGACCTCCGCGACGTCATGTCCACCAACCTCACCAACGCCGGCTTCACCGTCGAACGCGGCCACCACGAAGTCGGCACCGGCGGCCAAACCGAAATCAACTACAAATTCAACACCCTGCTCCACGCCGCCGACGACCTCATGCTCTTCAAATACCTCATCAAAAACACCGCCTGGGCCCACGGCAAAACCGTCACCTTCATGCCCAAACCCCTCTTCGGCGACAACGGCTCCGGCATGCACGTCCACCAATCCCTCTGGCAAACCGGCACACCCTGTTCTACGCCGGCCTGTCCGACACCGCCCGCCACTACATCGGCGGCATCCTGCACCACGCACCCTCACTACTGGCCTTCACCAACCCCACCATCAACTCCTACAAACGCCTCGTACCCGGCTACGAAGCCCCCATCAACCTCGTCTACAGCCAACGCAACCGCTCCGCCTGCGTACGCATCCCCATCACCGGCACCAACCCCAAAGCCAAACGCCTGGAATTCCGCTGCCCCGACTCCTCCGGCAACCCCTACCTGGCCTTCTCCGCCATGCTCATGGCCGGCATCGACGGCATCAAGAACAAAATCGAACCCGCCGCCCCCGTCGACAAAGACCTCTACGAACTGCCCCCCGACGAAGCCGCCCAAATCGCCCAAGCACCCACCTCACTGGCCCAAGTCATCGACAACCTCGAAGCCGACCACGAATACCTCACCGAAGGCGGCGTCTTCACCCCCGACGTCATCGACACCTGGATCAACTACAAACGCGACAACGAAATCACCCCCATCAACCTGCGCCCCCACCCCTACGAATTCGCCCTCTACTACGACTGCTGAGGCCGGGCGCACGCTCGACTCGGTCGTTAGGGCTGGGCTCATCGGTGATGGGCACCTGCGCGGCTAAGCTGCACAGTTGTTGGGCCACCCGGCCGTGCCGCTGCCGTATGCCTCGAGGAGCCGATGAACGCAGACGACGATTTTCTGCGGGAGCGGGTGCCCCCGCCGCAGCAGCAGCCGCGGCCGTGGGCCCCGCCGCCACAACAGCCTGCGCCGCAACCTCAACCGGCGCCCTACCTGCAGCCGGGCCCGATGACGCGGCCACAGCCCACCCGCGGCTGGCGACGAGTCGTGCTTTCAGCGACGCTCGGGCTGGTCAACCTGGGGCCGTCGCCTGCGGAGAGGGAAGAAGCGGCATATCTGGCGGCTATCCGGTCACTGCCCAACGGCAGTTACAAGGTGGGCGTTCTCGGTAAGGGCGGCGTCGGCAAGACAACGGTGGCGGCCAGCGTCGGATCGGTGTTCGCGGCCCTGCGCCGCGCCGACCACGTAGTGGCGGTCGACGCAGACACTGCGTTCGGCCGGCTCGGCAGTCGGATCGATCCCCACGCCACCAGCTCCTACTGGGATCTGGCCGCCGACCAGGGCATGCAGTCGTTCTCTGACATCAGCAGCCGGGTGGGTGCCAACGCGGCGGGGCTCTATGTGTTGGTGGGTGAGCCCGCGGCGGGCAAGCGCCGAATCCTCGACGCGGCGTTGTACCGGGAGGCAGCGCTGCGCTTGGACCGGCATTTTACCATTTCGATCATCGACTGTGGCTCGACCATGGACTCGCCGGTGACCCAAGAGGCTCTGCGGGACCTGGACGCTCTGATCGTGGTCTCGTCGCCGTGGGCGGATGGTGCCGGCGCGGCAGCTAAAACTATGGAGTGGCTGGCGGATCGGGGCCAGGGCGGGCTGCTGCAGCGCACCGTGGTGGTGCTCAACGACTCCGACGGCCACGCCGACAAGCGCACCCGCTCGGCTCTGACCGCACAGTTCCTCCAGCATGGCCAGGCAGTGGTCGAGGTGCCGTTCGATCCGCACCTGCGGCCAGGCGGGGTGATCGACGTGATGAGTGAGATGACGCCGGGGGCCCGCCGGCGGTTTCTGCAGATCGCGGCGATCGTCGCCCACTACTTCGCGTCCTGGCCGCGGGGACGGGACGCGAAGCCCGGCCGGTCTCAGAGCACGTAGCGCACGACGCTCTCGGCGACGCAGGCCGGCTTGGCATGGGCGTCGATGGACACCGTGGTCGAGTAGGTCACCTGGTGCGCGCCACCACCGACATCGGCTACCTCCACTACTGACGTCTCGGCACGGATCTTGGAGCCCACCGGGACCGGCGCGGGGAAGCGCACCTTGTT is a window encoding:
- a CDS encoding ABC transporter substrate-binding protein, which encodes MTTLSRRSLLVGTAAAAAAGGIFGLGDLARSADAGRGADTGGPLRIGYLPITDAAPLLMAHSAALYPAGLVSAAKPVMFRSWAALGEAFVTGKVDVVHLLMPMAVQLRYALGGGVRVLGWNHTNGSALTVAPHITEVADLAGTQVAVPFWWSIHNIVLQQLLRAHGLRPVVRRSASRAARTVELIVMSPSDMVPALANRSIGGYVVADPFNAVAQIKKIGHIHTFLGDVWRDHACCALITRDDVIAQRPNAIQHVTDAVVGAQLLLNADRIAAAKALGGGKYLPQPVPAVQLALTYPDPPYRLNHPDWQPQRLGFTPFPFASFTHRLIEAMNETVIDGDRRFLERLDPAQVHDELVDDQFVRAAMAQQGGPAAFGLAASLRREEQVHAS
- a CDS encoding ABC transporter permease, whose amino-acid sequence is MITTAAQLSHPPAPGADSNAGSQWWPRLWPPVASLGVAVTLWWAATTVLCAPQSLLRQTAPQHVVRALADLVSRGVLATDTAVSLYRLLIGLLIAALIGIPTGLLIGLSRTAERAANPLVAFLRMISPLSWTPITVAVFGIGSQPVIFLIAVAAVWPVLLGTVAGVHAIDPGYLHVARSLHASRVEQLTAVVLPAVRVQVQNGLRLALGIAWVVLVPAEMLGVRSGLGYQILNARDQLDYASVVAVIAVIGALGYLLDLAARLLLAPRRSPQR
- a CDS encoding glutamate synthase subunit beta, with protein sequence MADPRGFINIPLRVLPVRRPVSERLGDWDEVYEDFAEDSVREQAGRCMDCGIPFCHNGCPLGNLIPEWNDLVRTGRWREAFDRLHATNNFPDFTGRLCPAPCEPACVLGINQPPVTIKQVEYEIVERGFAEGWADPILPSVRTGKSVAVVGSGPAGLAAAQQLTRSGHSVTVFEREDRIGGLMRYGIPEFKMEKRILDRRLEQMTGEGTIFKTGVNVGVDLTVEQLREEFDAVVLAGGATAWRDLPIPGREFDGIYQAMEFLPWANRVQAGDMAEPPITAHGKKVIIIGGGDTGADCLGTAHRQGATHVHQFEIMPRPPETRDPSTPWPTYPLVMRITSAHEEGGDRVFSVNTEEFTGKDGRVTGLRAHEVRRQGGGFEKVEGTDFELEADLVLLAMGFVGPERAPLLADLGVEFTDRGNVARDADYATAVPGVFVAGDMGRGQSLIVWAIAEGRSAAASVDRYLMGRTALPSPIVSTAAPIR
- the gltB gene encoding glutamate synthase large subunit translates to MAPSRVGLYNPAFEHDACGVAMVVDIHGRRSRDIVDKSITALINLDHRGAAGAEPNSGDGAGILIQIPDLFLRAVTDFELPPEGSYATGIAFLPQSAKESAAACVGLEKIVEAEGLQVLGWREVPIDDSSLGALARDAMPTFRQLFIGGASGMALERRAYVVRKRAEHELGSKGPGQDGPGRESVYFPSLSGRTMVYKGMLTTPQLKAFYPDLADERMQSALGIVHSRFSTNTFPSWPLAHPFRRIAHNGEINTVTGNENWMRAREALIRTDVFGAGRSGGAKSTVDKLFPICTPGASDTARFDEVLELLHLGGRSLPHAVLMMIPEAWERHESMDASTRAFYEYHDSLMEPWDGPASMTFTDGTLVGAVLDRNGLRPSRIWVTEDGLVVMASEAGVLDLDPATVVHRQRLQPGKMFLVDTAEGRIISDREVKSTLAAERPYQEWIDESLIGIDELPPGDAPRMEHHRVLLRQLIFGYTYEELNLVLGPMARSGGEPIGSMGTDTPVAALSARPRLLYDYFQQLFAQVTNPPLDAIREEVVTSLQGALGPEGDLLNTEEPTWRQIVLSQPILSNAELAKLVKLDPEQQIGSRGPHGLSTAVISCLYPPAAGGAGLRAALKQVCARASEAIAEGASFLVISDRESDETMAPIPSLLATAAVHHHLVAERTRTKVGLVVESGDAREVHHMAALIGFGAAAINPYLAFESVEDMLDRGVIDGLQGPQDREKALYNYAKAASKGVLKIMSKMGISTRASYTGAQLFQPIGISQDVLDEYFTGLYCPIGGITLDDIAADVAARHGLAYLDRPEERAYRELPVGGEYQWRREGEIHLFNPETVFKLQHSTRTGQYAVFKEYTKLVDDQSERLATLRGLLRFKLGERPPVPIEEVEPATEIVKRFATGAMSYGSISAEAHETLAIAMNRIGGRSNSGEGGEHHSRFLPDADGSWRRSAIKQVASGRFGVTSEYLVNCTDLQIKIAQGAKPGEGGQLPGNKVYPWVAEVRHATPGVGLISPPPHHDIYSIEDLKQLIHDLKNANPEARIHVKLVAENGVGTVAAGVSKAHADVVLISGHDGGTGAAPLTSLKHAGAPWELGLAETQQTLLLNGLRDRIVVQVDGQLKTGRDVVIAALLGGEEFGFATAPLVVSGCIMMRVCHLDTCPVGVATQNPKLRERFSGQPEFVENFFWFIAEEVREYLAALGFRTINEAVGQVNALDTTLARAHWKAHRLDLTPVLHEPDSAFMNQGLYCTSSQDHGLDKALDQQLIAMSREALDSGTPVRFSSAISNVNRTVGTMLGYEVTKAYGAQGLPDGTIDITFTGSAGNSFGAFVPSGITLRVFGDANDYVGKGLSGGRIVVRPSLDVPEGYVAEENIIGGNVILFGATSGEAFLRGVVGERFAVRNSGAVAVVEGVGDHGCEYMTGGKVVVLGPTGRNFAAGMSGGVAYVYDPDRALGGRLNTEMVDLDTFDDFDADDVAWLRDILAAHVAATDSVPAREILADWANRGRDFVKVMPRDYRRVLVAVAEAKASGTDPEEAIMAAAHG
- a CDS encoding MinD/ParA family ATP-binding protein; this translates as MNADDDFLRERVPPPQQQPRPWAPPPQQPAPQPQPAPYLQPGPMTRPQPTRGWRRVVLSATLGLVNLGPSPAEREEAAYLAAIRSLPNGSYKVGVLGKGGVGKTTVAASVGSVFAALRRADHVVAVDADTAFGRLGSRIDPHATSSYWDLAADQGMQSFSDISSRVGANAAGLYVLVGEPAAGKRRILDAALYREAALRLDRHFTISIIDCGSTMDSPVTQEALRDLDALIVVSSPWADGAGAAAKTMEWLADRGQGGLLQRTVVVLNDSDGHADKRTRSALTAQFLQHGQAVVEVPFDPHLRPGGVIDVMSEMTPGARRRFLQIAAIVAHYFASWPRGRDAKPGRSQST